The following coding sequences lie in one Nycticebus coucang isolate mNycCou1 chromosome 18, mNycCou1.pri, whole genome shotgun sequence genomic window:
- the CBX4 gene encoding E3 SUMO-protein ligase CBX4, whose product MSSCAAAARAQLSERARAGSRSGRGRRRARPAVRDERRRRQRGRWGRLGRAAAGRRREPVASAAAPATRSPARSGSAMELPAVGEHVFAVESIEKKRIRKGRVEYLVKWRGWSPKYNTWEPEENILDPRLLIAFQNRERQEQLMGYRKRGPKPKPLVVQVPTFARRSNVLTGLQDSSTDNRAKLDLGSQGKGQGHQYELNSKKHHQYQPHSKERAGKPPPPGKGGKYYYQLNSKKHHPYQPDPKMYDLQYQGGHKEAPSPTCPDLGAKSHPPDKWAHGTGAKGYLGAVKPLAGAAGAPSKGPEKGPPNGMTPAPKEAVTGNGIGGKMKIVKNKNKNGRIVIVMSKYMENGMQAVKIKSGEAAEGETRSPSHKKRAAEERHPPADRTFKKAAGTEEKKVEAPSKRREEEAPGAGDPQPQDAASRKLSPTKEAFGEQPLQLTTKPDPLAWDPARSTHPPSHHHHHHHHHHHHHAVGLNLSHARKRCLSETHGEREPCKKRLTARSISTPTCLGGSPAAERPADVPPAPALPQPEVILLDSDLDEPIDLRCVKTRSEAGEPPSSLHVKPEVSMAAAAAVVAPVPTTVVEKPPAEAQDEPAEPLSEFKPFFGNIIITDVTANCLTVTFKEYVTV is encoded by the exons ATGAGTTCTTGTGCAGCCGCGGCCCGGGCTCAGTTGTCTGAGCGAGCGCGAGCCGGGAGCCGGAGCGGGCGCGGGCGGCGGCGGGCCAGACCGGCTGTGCGGGacgagcggcggcggcggcagcgcgGGCGGTGGGGGCGCCTTGGCCGGGCGGCAGCTGGGCGCCGGCGGGAGCCAGTAGCGTCTGCAGCCGCGCCGGCCACCCGCTCCCCGGCGCGCTCCGGCTCGGCCATGGAGCTGCCAGCTGTTGGCGAGCACGTCTTCGCGGTGGAGAGCATCGAGAAGAAGCGGATCCGCAAG ggcagagtggagTATCTGGTGAAATGGAGAGGCTGGTCCCCCAA ATATAACACGTGGGAGCCTGAAGAGAACATCCTGGACCCCAGGCTGCTGATCGCCTTCCAGAACAG GGAACGGCAGGAGCAGCTGATGGGATATCGGAAGAGAGGGCCGAAGCCCAAGCCGCTGGTGGTGCAG GTACCTACCTTTGCTCGTCGCTCCAATGTACTGACCGGACTCCAGGACTCCTCCACTGACAACCGTGCCAAGCTGGACCTGGGCTCGCAGGGCAAGGGCCAGGGCCACCAGTATGAGCTCAACAGCAAGAAGCACCACCAGTACCAGCCACACAGCAAAGAGCGGGCGGGCAAGCCCCCACCGCCTGGCAAGGGTGGCAAGTACTACTACCAACTGAACAGCAAGAAGCACCACCCCTACCAGCCGGACCCCAAAATGTACGACCTGCAGTACCAGGGTGGCCACAAGGAGGCGCCCAGCCCCACCTGCCCGGACCTGGGGGCCAAGAGCCACCCGCCGGACAAGTGGGCCCATGGCACAGGGGCCAAGGGCTACCTGGGAGCGGTGAAGCCCCTGGCCGGTGCAGCTGGCGCTCCAAGCAAAGGCCCCGAGAAGGGCCCCCCCAATGGAATGACTCCGGCCCCCAAGGAGGCCGTGACAGGCAACGGCATTGGGGGAAAGATGAAGATTgtcaaaaacaagaacaaaaacggACGCATAGTGATCGTGATGAGCAAGTACATGGAGAACGGCATGCAGGCGGTGAAGATCAAGTCCGGGGAGGCAGCCGAGGGTGAAACGCGCTCCCCCAGCCATAAGAAGCGGGCTGCCGAGGAACGCCACCCCCCAGCCGACAGGACTTTTAAAAAGGCAGCAGGCACAGAGGAGAAGAAGGTGGAAGCTCCCTccaagaggagggaggaagaggcgCCCGGGGCCGGTGACCCGCAGCCCCAGGATGCCGCCTCCCGAAAGCTCTCCCCGACCAAGGAGGCCTTTGGCGAGCAGCCCCTGCAACTCACCACCAAGCCCGACCCGCTAGCCTGGGACCCGGCCCGGAGCACCCACCCgccttcccaccaccaccaccaccaccatcaccaccaccaccaccacgctGTCGGCCTGAACCTCTCCCACGCGCGCAAGCGCTGCCTCTCCGAGACCCACGGCGAGCGCGAGCCCTGCAAGAAACGCCTGACTGCGCGCAGCATCAGCACCCCTACCTGCCTGGGAGGCAGCCCTGCAGCTGAGCGTCCCGCCGACGTGCCACCAGCCCCCGCCCTGCCGCAGCCGGAGGTGATCCTGCTGGACTCGGACCTGGACGAGCCCATAGACTTACGCTGCGTCAAGACGCGCAGTGAGGCGGGAGAACCGCCCAGCTCCCTCCACGTGAAGCCTGAGGTCTccatggcggcggcggcggcggtggtgGCACCGGTGCCCACGACAGTGGTTGAGAAACCTCCAGCCGAGGCCCAGGACGAGCCCGCGGAACCGCTGAGCGAGTTCAAGCCCTTCTTTGGGAATATAATTATCACCGACGTCACTGCGAACTGCCTCACCGTTACGTTCAAGGAGTACGTGACGGTGTAG